In Oceaniferula flava, the genomic window CATTTCCCACCTTCCGCCTCAGCGATCATTGGCCCCGGATGAACCGGTGGCAGCGTGTGGCGGTCCAATTTTACTTATGAAAAATCCGTTTCGAAAGGACTTGGTTTCCCGCTCCCGTCCAGAAGCTTGCACTGTGGTGATCTTTGGCGCCACTGGTGATTTGACTCACCGGAAGCTGGTGCCGGCATTGTATAACTTACAGGTCGAGGGCGCACTGCCCGCTGGCGTGAAAATCATCGGCTTCGCCCGCCGCGATAAATCTGACGAGGAATTCCGCAGTGGCTTGGAGGAGCTCAACAAAAAGGTCTCGCGCAGTGGTCACGACGACAAAGTCTGGGCCGATTTTGAGCAAAACATTCACTACCATCAGAGCGAATTCCAGGACCAAGAGGGCTACGACCGCTTGGCCGAGAGGCTTGATGAGATCGATCGCGAACGCGGAGGCAAGGGCAACCGCCTGTTTTACATCGCCTCGGCACCTTCATTTTTCGATGATGTGCTGGAGCATTTGAAAAAAGCCGGCCTCAGCGAGAGCGAGGACAGTTGCTGGTCGCGCGTGATCGTAGAAAAACCTTTCGGCACTGACCTTCCCACCGCCCAGCACCTCAACCAGGTGGTGAACCGGACGTTTAACGAAAAGGATACTTACCGGATCGACCACTACCTCGGTAAAGAAACCGCGCAGAACATCATGGTGCTGCGTTTTGCCAATGCCATTTTTGAACCACTGTGGAATAACAACTACATCGATCACGTCCAGATCACCTGCGCCGAGAACCTCGGCATGGAGGGCGGACGCGGTGGCTATTACGATAAAGCCGGAGCCCTGCGCGACATGGTGCAGAACCACTTGCTGCAGCTGCTCAGCCTGGTGGCGATGGAGCCGCCGACCGATCTTTCCGCCGATGGCGTAAGGGACGAAAAAGTCAAAGTCCTGCGCTCGATGCGCCAGTGGGACACCCCAGAACTCGTTGCCGAAAATGTGGTCCGCGGTCAATACATCGCCGGTCACGTCGATGGCGAGAAGGTGGTGGGCTATCGCGAAGAAGACCGGGTCGACCCGGAATCCATGACCGAGTCTTACGTGGCTCTGAAAATCATGATCGATACCTGGCGCTGGAGTGAAGTGCCATTTTACGTCCGCATGGGCAAACAGCTGCCGAAGAAGGCGACCGAGATTTCCATCCACTTCAAGGAACCACCGACCGTGCTCTTCAATGCCTTGGCCGGGGGAGTCCCCGGCGGCAATGTGCTGGTGATCCGCATTCAACCCGACGAGGGGATCTCGCTGCGCATGGTTTCCAAGATTCCTGGAGCCAACCTCAGACTCGAGCCGGTGAAGATGGATTTCCATTACGCCACCAGCTTTGGTAAAGGTAGCCCGGAAGCTTACGAACGACTCCTCTTGGACTCGATGGCCGGTGACGCTACGCTGTTCGCCCGCCGCGATGAGGTCGAGGAGGCGTGGAAGTTTATCGATCACATCGAAAACGCATGGCACGAATCGAAAAATCCACCGGAAATGGCCGAATTTGTCGCCGGCTCTTGGGGGCCGAAAGAGGCCGATGAACTACTCGCTAAATCCGGCCACAAATGGCGCAGACTCTAAGCATTTAACTGAACAACTTCGTGACGGAAACTACGCAAGACGAATACGCCCGGGCGCTCGGAAAAGAGGTCGCCATTGGCTCCGTGGACAAGGAGCTGCGACAGCTCTGGGAGGAGGACAAAGCCAGCACCAATGCTTCTTTGGTGAATCTCGCCGTCTACTCGGAAGCGGAGGGTGCGATATTGAGAAACTCGGAAATTGTGCAAGCGATCACTCGCGAGCACGCCTGCCGGGCGATCCTGATCGGTATCGACCGCGATGCTCCGGAAGCCTCCATTCGTGCCTGGATCACCGCGCATTGCCACCTTTCCCAACAGGGGAGTAAGAGCGTCTGCTGCGAGCAGCTGGCATTCCAACTCACCGGCAAGGCGACGGGTCGACTGCGGAACACCGTGTTCGCCCATCTCAATAGTGATCTGCCACTGGTGTTCTGGTGGCAGGGTGAGCTATCGCCTATTTTTTCAGAACGCCTCTACAGCCTGATCGATCGCTTTGTATTCGATAGCTCGGAGTGGTCGCAGCCACTGGAGTCGTTCCAGAAGATCAACCAGGTGATGGAAGAGTCTGATGAACTCTACCCACTGGATCTCGAGTGGACACGGAGTTATCCAATGCGTCTTGCCCTGGCTGGATTATTTGATGACCCGCTCGCCGCTCAGGCGCTGGAGCATTTTAATCAGATTCGCATCGTCGTTCACCCGGACCACGCCATGGCTGGGCTGCAAATTCTTGCTTGGCTGGTGGACAGCACCGGTTGGCAGCGTAGCCAAGAACTGGGGCTCTGCGGTGAAACTTCGCCGGAGTCATCCCAAGGCTACTGCTTCCATTTTGAAACCAACGAAGGATCGAACGTGACCGCCACGGTGGAATGTGACGCATCAAGCGCACAGATCGGATTGGTGGAGCTCTCCGGGGCTGATTGCACCGTGCGTGTTCTTCGCAATGCAGGTTCCAGCTACCAGCACCAACAACTGGAAGCCGGCGATCATCAAATTGATCAGCTGATGCCAGCAGCCAGCACCGACGCCTGTGAACTGGTGGCAGATCAGCTGTCGCGCGGTGGTAAAAACACGCTATACCGCACGATGATGCCTCTGTTCCTTGATCTACTCGCTTGTCAAGGGGGCTAGTCGATACCTACCCATCTCAACTTCACATTTCGGGCGGACTTCCATGCAGAAGTCCGCCCGTTGTGTGTGTATGGTGTTGTGTGTGTGGGTGAGTGATTAAGGTTAGAAAAGTAGAGCTGTAGAGCTCGATGACCCGCTCCAGCGTCGAGGTTTAAGGCATCCTAGAAGGTGCCGCTGATACCGATGCCGAAGATGTCGACGTCGCCGCTGGCCGTGCCGCGGAATTGACCCTCATTACCGCCGGTGGATTCGAAATCGACGTGTGCATCATCCGCAAAGACATGGGTATATCCCACATCGAGATTGTAGCATTCGTTCAGTTTGATCGTGGCACCGATACTGACCCAGAGACGGTCGGCATCCGGTATGCGCAGGGTGCGGTGGCTGTGCGATACTGGGCTCTGGTCCAGAGCAACTCCAGCTCGGTAGGTCACACGGTCGCTATGGCGATAGGTTACCCCGATGGCATAGCGGAAGGTGTCTTCCCAATTTTCTTCGACTAACAAGCTGCCGTCGATTGCAGGGTGGACCACTGGTGCCAGTTCTTTAAACTTGCTCCAATTGGTCCATAAAACATCACCATGGATCGACCATTGATCGTTGATTTCATGGTAAATACTCAGTTCCACGGTGTCGGGAAGCTCAACTTCGAGGGTGGCGTCACGTTCGTAAACTCCTGTCAAAGATACGAGATCGCCTGAGGCTTCGCCCTCGATTTCCAAGTCAAAGGATGATCGATAATGTAAACCAATGCGCGTTTTCTCACTGAGTTCGAACAGGACCCCAATATTCCAGCCGTAGGCCCAGTCGTCACCTTCAAGATCAAACAAGGTTGCTCCCACGTCTCCAGGAACCATGTCGGTGCTGGTATTTAGTGCGGTGAGTTTGCCTTTTACATACGTGAAGTCGAGTCCCGCACCAATGCTCCAGCGATCATTGATTCGGTAGGCTAGTGATGGATTGATGGTAACGGTAAGGATCTCGCTGGTTTCTGTGCCAGCCTGGGAGGCGAAGCTGGTGGAGTAATCTGTGGCTAAGCCAAATCCGGAAAACATCCCCAAGCCAATGCTCCAGTCTTGGTTCAACTTACGAGTGTAGTAAAAATACGGCACCAGTGCATCCTCCGCGATATTGGAGTCGCTTGTCGACCCGCTGGGGGTGATTCCGTAGGCATCTACCGAAGGGTGGATATAATGTAAACCAGTGGAAAGAGCTCCGTCTTCCAGCAGAATCATGCCAGCTGGGTTGGATGCGAGGACGGATGCGTCATCGGCGATAGCTGCTTCACCGGAAAATGCCCGACCCAGCCCCGTGGCGGAGCGCTCCGCTAGCTGGAAACCGGCGCCGAGGAGAGGGGCGCATGTGGCGCCTAACAAGACGGCTGATAACGTGAGAGAGGGGGGAGATGTGCGTTTCATGATTGTTATTCCTGTAACGAATGAGTGTTGTGATTGGTAGGATACCACATCCATTCGATTTTGTCACAAAACGTTAACTCTTATCTAATAAATCTTCCTTTCGCACGTTGGGTTTGGATTTTACATGTTTGCGATGAAGGGGTTGTGTTTCGTCTCCTGAGCCAGAGTTGTCATGGGCCCGTGGCCCGGACAAATGACGGTTTCCTCCGGCAGCGGGCGAATGTGGTCGTGGATCGTTTTGAGTGCTTGGCTGTAGCTGCTTTGGCTGCGAGCTCCACCGATGGATCCAGCGAAAATCGAGTCTCCGACCACGCAGAGTGGGCTGCTTAGTTCTTGATGAAAATAGGCGCGTGCCGGTTGTGCGTGGCCGCTGACATCAAGGGCTGTGAAATGCATTCCCCCACACTCAAACTCTTGTTGGTGCTCCGTGTCCTCTGGGAAAATCACGGGAGTGTCGGCAAATGAATCCAAGCCGGCAGTGTGATCCGAATGGCGATGAGTGATGACGAGGGCTGCAGCCTTCAACTGCTGGCTCGCTAGATAGTCGAGGATGGGCTGGGCATTGGTTCCTGTATCGAAAACTACCGCCTGTTTACCCCGGCTGACGACAAAGGCATTGACCCCGGCGTGTCCGAAATCACTGACGATCTGAACAAGGCCCTCTACGGCAATGGGAGAGGGTCGATAGGACTCAAGTCCGCTGAGTGCCTGTGGCGAGAGGTTCAAGGCAGTCGCCAGTTTTTCAAGCACCGCAGCGGTGTGATTTCCGTTCACAGCTTGCTGCACTTCACTCGTTGTTAGGCCTGCTTGCTCTGCCAGATAGCTTTCGTTCAGACCCATGCCTCGCATGGCCTTGCTGATGACATCGCAGGGGTCGTCTTCAATGGGAATGTGTTTCGTGTTAGGAATACTCATGGTCTTGGATGTTTTGGTGTTGTCGTTGATTCCTAATTAACGCTAGATCTGAACTATGATCAACGTGGTTTGTGCAGTGCTGATGGATGCCGAGGGTAGGTGGCTGTGTTGTCAGCGTCCCGAGGGGAAGTCTTTGGCTGGAAAGTGGGAATTTCCCGGTGGGAAAATTGAACCCGGTGAGACTGCGCCTGAGGCTCTTCGTCGAGAAATCGAAGAAGAGTTAGGTTGTTTGGTGCACGTGCAGCAGGAGCTTTCCACCGTAGAACATCATTACGAGGATTTTTCCATCCGGCTAACGCCCTACCTGTGCGTCCTTGAAGAGGGCGTGCCTGTCGCGCGCGAGCACACTGAGATTCGCTGGGTAGCTGGAACTCACCTCGCTGCGCTGGATTGGGCTGCTGCGGACGTTCCTATCTGGCAGGAGGTGCTTGCCAGAGGTTAGAGGAGAGCACTTGCTATCGACCAAAGGCAATGCGTTCAGCCAAGGACTCTGGCAGTCCGGCATCACGGATCTTCTTCTGAGCTGTTTCCAAGTCATACTCAACTCGGCGAAATGAGATCATTTTCGCATCGAGGTCATAAATACAATATGAGGCCCGCCAGTCCCCGTCGCGAGGTTGACCGACCGATCCGGCATTGATGAAATACTTCAGACCATCTTCGATTTGAATGGATTCAGCGGGCACTTCTTGCACGCGCTCGTCTCGAATGAAGACCCGAGGAACGTGAGTGTGACCGTAGAAACAGACCGGGGTCACCTGATAGGAAAAGTTGGCCATAGCATCGAACTTGTTAGTAACGTAGTTCCATGATGTTGGCTGATCGAGGGTGGAGTGCACGATGGTGAAGTCGTGCACCTGGCGCACCATGCGCAGACGCGCCAGCCATTTTCTTTGATCGGGGTCAAGCTGCTCGCGTGTCCATTGCAGCGCCTCGGCGGCTACCGGGTTCATCATTTCCAGAGAAGTATCGTGACCGCAGTCGAGATCGTGGTTGCCCTTGACCACTGGGCAGCCCATTTCTTTGACTTTTTCTAGGCAGGCTGCTGGGTCGGCATTGTATCCCACCACGTCTCCGAGGCAGATATAGCTATCGCATTGCTGGGCCTCGGCATCGGCTAAAACTGCCTCAAGAGCCTCGAGGTTGGCATGGATATCACTGAAAATGGCTACTTTCATAGTAAATGGGGGACGTGAACGTCGTGAACTGAAAAAGCAATGACTTCATCTGACGCTTTGGGAAAGAAAAAAAAGGAAGCTGACAGAAGCTGGCAAGCGACTAGAAATTGGGGGCTTGCTCCAGGTATTCGATTTTCGACTTCACCCCAGCCATCGGGTAGTCGTGTTTGCGGTGTTTCCAGTAGTTGCTCAGCCACTTGAGCTGGCGTTCCTTATCGGGAAATAATTCGTCCTCCGGAATGCGGGCCATCAAGGGGGTGTTGAGCTCGTTCTGCAGAGCAAAAATGCAGCACACAAGGTTGGGGGTGTGATTGCGATCACTCGTGCGGAAGATCTCTCGGCCCAGTTCAAGTGCTTCTGCGCGGCGCTCCGGGATCTTGCACATGACGTAGAAGGTGAAGCGTTTGAGCTGGGCTTTTTTGTAGTCCGGTGTGGTGCTGCTGGCGGAGGTATCCTGGTAGTGGCGCACTGCACGTGGGTAGTCGGGGAGCTTGTGAGGATCGCTCCAGATGCGTGCGAGGGCGAGGTGAAGTCGCCAGTTGTCCGGGTTCTGGCGCAGGCCTTCTTCGAGAAGTTCCGAGCCTTTGTTGATGTAGAGTTGTCTTAGGGCGCGCCGACGGAAAGGGGGGAGGTCTGGGTTCTCGTTGTAGTAGACCGAGGCGTTGGTGTGCAGGTGCCAGGCGCCGGTGTCCCAGTATTGGATGGTCTGCGGCTGCAGCGAGGTGATGATGCCGTAGCTTTCTTCGAGTTTGATCCAATCGAGGTCTTCAAACTGTAGGAAGGCGCGGAAGTTCCAGGCGGAAGCCACCAGTGATCGCAGCCCGCCGAGTGCCACCGCCGCGCTGGTCTGCCCGAGCCGCAAGCTGGTGCCTTTTTTCAGCGGCGGCTGGATCAGTTTGTTCTCCACCATGTCTTGGCTCAAGGCCGCTTCAAAACGCAGCTTGGCCGCGCCGAAACCGAGCAGGACGCCGAGGATGATCAGAAGCTGGAAGACAATACGCACGATGGTGAGGATGAGTGGTTCGCAGGGGGCTTAGAATTCTTTTTTCCGGAAGGTGAACCACGAGAGCACACTGTAAATGCCGGTGTAGAAAAGCGTCAGCACAAGCAGGCGGTTGAAAATGCTCGCTCCGATCTTTTTGCCTTCAATGGAGGCGTCCACAATGTTGTAGAGCTGGAAGTCGGGGAAAATCAAGGAGATCGCCTGGGAGAAGATTTTCGCCTGGAACGAGATTTCCGCCCCCTCTTTGTGCAGCCAGTAGTTGCGGGCGTCCGCTGTGAAGTGACCGATGAAGTAGATCACCACCGCAATCACAATGGTAAACAGAGTGGAGCTGGAGAAGGTGGAGATCAGGAGGGCGATGGATGCCATGATCATCGCCTTGAAAAAGATCGCGCCAATACCGGCCTGAAGATCCCAGGTCGGACCCTGTTGGGCGATCTCTTGTTTGCGGATATCAAGGTATTCCTGCGGCCAGCCGAGGGACATGCCACGTTCCATTTCCGCTGCGATTAGGCCATCGGTGCGGACGTGTAGGATCGCAGTTAGGAGAACGTCCATGATCAGCAGTGAGGAGCCTACCAAGAACAGCACGCCTAGCAGTTTTCCTAACAGGTAGTCCAGTCGGGGCACTGGCTTGCTGAGGATGGTGTATAAGGTCCGGTCTTCCAAGTCCTTGGGGATCAGTAGGGCTGTGGCCGCGATGGCAAATAAGACCGAGAACATCGCCATCGCCCCCATGGCAGTGCTTTTCAGAATCACCAGCTCTTGCTCGGCGGTGTCCTCCGTGGTGCGGCTCCATGGCATTTCAAAGTAGCTGGCCACCAGCATTAACACGGCGAAGACCGCGAGGAAATAGAACACCTTCATGCGCACTAGTTGGGTGAAGGTGTGACCGGCGATGACGCCGATACGACTCGGTGAAAATATGGCGTTCTTACGCATCTTGCTCTCCTTCCTTGGAGGTGGATTCGACAGGCTCCTCGACCGAGACTGCGGCGTCGGAGCTGGGTTCGGATTCTTCATCGGACAGCCGGGCTTCTTCCAGGAACAGTCGCTCGAGGGTGGTGCGAGGTTTGCCCATGCGAATGAACTCGGCATTTTCGGAGTCGGCAATGACTGCTCGCAGACGAGCCAGAGCGCGAGGGGTAGCATTGCGGACCACGATCTCGGTTTGGTCTTCGATGGCGATGAGGTCTTCGAGTCGACCTTGCTTCACCAGCTTGCCTTTGAAAATAATGCCAACGTGATCGCAGACCTCCTGCACCTGCTCCAGCAAGTGGGAGCAGAGGAAGACGGTGACGCCGCGTTCTTTCAGGTTCACAATCAGATCGCGGATCTGGCGTGAGCCCACGGGGTCGACACCGGCGGTGGGTTCGTCGAGGATGACGAGGCGGGGATCGTGGATCAGTGCCTGGGCGAGACCGATGCGTTGTAGCATCCCTTTGGAGTATCCGCCGATCCGGCGTTTGCGGGCATCGGTGAGGGAAACTAAGTCCATCATCTCGTCGACGCGCTCTTTGAGCAGCTTGCCGCGCAGACCGCAGAGTTTGCCGTAGAACTTTAAAGTTTCTTCACCGCTGAGGTGTTTGTAAAAATACGGGTTCTCGGGGAGGAAGCCGATCTCTTGCCGGGAGTCGGTCCGCATCGAGTTCTGGCCAAAGACATAACAGCTGCCGGCGGTGGGGCTCAGCAGGCCGAGCAGCGCCTTCATGGTGGTCGATTTTCCGGAGCCGTTAGGTCCGATCAGACCATACACCTCTCCGGGCATGATGGTGAGCGAAACATCATCGACGGCGCGAACCTTCGATTTTCGAAAAGGCGAGGCAAACTCCTTGACCAGATGGTTGATTTGAACAGCGGGTGTGTCTTCCATAGCGGGACTGGAAGCCAACAATAGCGTCAATGCATGGCTGTGCAATGGCATTCAGCGGACGGGTGCCATTTTTTAAACATGCCGTGGCATTGAGCTCATTTACTTGCCATTGATCAGACAATGGGGCAGGTTGAGAACGTTCTAATTATTCTATGAAAACCCAACTACTTATCATCGCCACCAGCCTGCTGAGCCTCTTCGGACTCACCAGCTGCTTCCAATCAGAAAATACCATCACCGTGAACAAGGACGGTAGTGGCACCATCGTCGAAGAAACATTCTTCGGCGAGCAAATGCAAATGATGATCCAGATGGCCGAGGCCCAAGGCGGCCAAGGCGGCAATCCGCTGGATCAGATGACCGATCCAACCAAAGCCAAAGCCCGCGCTCAAGCGATGGGTGAAGGGGTGGAGTTGGTCGGGATCGAGAAAATCAATGTCGACGGCAAGATCGGCATGCGTGCGACTTTCAAGTTCGCCGATATCAATAAGCTGAAATACTCCAGCGCAGGAGCCTTGGATATGGGCGATCTCCCAGGCGGCGCTGCCGGGGCTGCCAAGGAGGCGGAAGACGCAGGGGTCACCTTCAAGCTGGCCGACGGCAAGCTCAGCATCATTCAAAAAACGCCCGAAGCAGAAGGGGCGGACAAAGCGGAAGACGGAGGTGCAGCCGAGGTCCCTGAAATGGATCCCCAGCAGCTTGCTATGATGCAAGGTGTGATGAAGGACATGCGCATCACCATGAAGGTGAAAATCGCCAGCGGCATTGCCAAGACCGACGCCACTCACGTGGATGGCGACACCATTACTCTGGGCGATATCAAAATGGACAAGTTGCTCGCCAACCCAGAGAAGCTCAAAGCCCTGCAAGGTGGCGACTTCGATCAAACCAAAGAAGCCATGAAAGGCGTCGAGGGGGTGAAATTCGAAGGCAAAGAAGTGGTCGAGGTTGAGATGAAGTAATGCTCAGGTCCTGATTTTAACGAACCAACGCCATGCGGAGTAGATCTGCATGGCGTTTTTAATGTGGAGCGGAGCCCTGGTAGAGGCCTCGCAGGAGTAATTACACGCAAGGTGGTAGGGGGTGCCTCCGAGAGCGCGTTTCTGTTGTGTCTGATTGGGCTCTCGGCTCAGACTTGGTCTGTTTCCGATTTGGCGTGGAGCTTGAGGCAGTAGGCACGAAAAAACGCGCTAGTCACGAAGACCAGCGCGTTTAAACAAACACGATATGAAAACAGGGGGAAATGATTAGGCTTCAGCCTGCATGGATTCCTTGCGAGCCTTCTTGATGATGTCGCGCACGGTATCAGATGGCTGAGCACCCTTGGAGATCCAGTCGTCAGCTTTAGCGACGTCGAGAGTGTAGTTAACACCGTCTTCCATTGGGTTGTAGGAGCCGATCTGCTCGATGTAACGGCCATCACGGCGCTTGCGGCTGTCCACAGCTACGATCTTGTAAAAAGGACGGTCCTTGGTGCCTTGGCGGTTGAGTCTGAGAGTAAGCATGATCTGATTATTTGAAAAATTGGCCCGTCCAGCGCGGCGGGGGCGGGAAATTGTACGATCTTAAGCAATTTGCCAAGCGAAAAATCACCCTTTCCTTCGATTTCGCATTTTCTTTCCTCTATTTGGTGCTAAATAGTGCTCCGCCCAGAGTCTATCTTACAGCTTTGGAGCTTGGAATTTAAAACTTAGAAGTTTTCACCACATGTTCATCGATCACATCAGAATCTACGCCGAGGCAGGCGATGGCGGCAATGGCGTCGTCCATTTTCGCAGGGAAAAATTCAAACCCAAAGGCGGCCCGGATGGTGGTGACGGTGGTGATGGCGGTAGCGTCATCCTGCGCGTGGACCCCGCGGTCGACAATCTCAAAGCTTATTCCTACGATCCCAAACTGATCGCCAAGCAAGGCCAGCACGGAGCCGGAAACCGCAAGCACGGAAAGACGTCCAAGGACCGGATCGGCCTCGTGCCTCCCGGCACTGTGGTATACCGCAGTAATGCTGAAACCGTTTCTGACGCGGTTGAGCTCGAACGTGGCGACGGCATCGATCTCGAGCCGATTGCTGACCTCACTGAGTATGGTGAGGAATTTGTCCTCTGCCAAGGCGGCAAGGGAGGCAAGGGGAACTGGCACTATAAAACATCCACCAACCAGGCTCCGGAAGAACACACACTGGGCACCGAAGCTGAAATTGGTGTGTTTTACCTCGAGCTACGCCGCATCGCCGATGCCGGCATGGTCGGATTCCCCAACGCCGGTAAATCCACCCTGGTCAATAAACTTTCCCACGCCACACCGAAGATTGGTAACTATCCCTTCACCACGCTGAACCCGATGGTGGGAGTGGTGGAGTTTCCGAAATACCGCCGTTGCACGGTCGCCGATATTCCCGGCCTGATCGAGGGCGCGCACGAGAACCGCGGACTGGGTCACGAATTCCTCCGTCACATCACCCGCTGCAAGCTGCTGCTCTTTGTCATCGATATGGCAGGCAGCGAGGGGCGCGACCCCATTGAGGATCTGCAAACCTTGCGGACCGAGGTGAAGATGTATGATGAGGACCTTTCCAAATTTGAATGGATCATCGTGGCCAATAAGATGGACATGGAGGGTGCCGAGGAGAATCTCGAGATGTTCAAGCAACGCTTCCCCAAGCAAACTGTCATCCCGCTTTCGGCTGATACCGAGGAGGGCTTGGAAGATCTCCGCCGTGAGCTCGACCAGCGCGTGGGCTACCGCAAGGACAAGGCACAATAAAAAACCATTGGCGCGGCGATACGATCGCGTCCACGGTCTCTCATCGAAGATTCAACACACACAATTTTTATGACCGACTATCCAAAAACATTCTCCCACATCGGCCTTTCTGTGCCAGACGTCGAAAAAGCCGTCGAGTTCTATGAAAAAGTCATGGGCTGGTACACCATCATGAAGCCTACCGTGGTGCATGAGGAGTCGGATTCCGCCATCGGTAAAATGTGTATCGATGTCTTCGGTGAAGGCTGGGGCTCGTTCAAGATCGCCCACGTTTCCACTGGAGATAAAATCGGCATCGAGATGTTCGAGTTCAAGAACAACGAGAAGCCCAAAGATTTCGAATACTGGAAAACCGGAACATTTCACTTCTGTGTCCAGGATCCCAACATCGAGGAGCTGGTGAAAAAAATCGTCGCCCACGGCGGCAAGCAGCGCATGCCGATCCGGGAGTATTACCCGAATGAAAAGCCATATAAAATGGTCTACGTCGAAGATCCCTTTGGCTTGGTGTTCGAAATCTACACCCATAGCTACGAATTGACCTACTCTCAAGGCGCTTACTAAAACCGCTGACTCCTCGCGCGGGCTTGCGTCCTGTCATAGATGACTGTTTTCAGTTGTGAGTATATTCTCAGTTTTACTCGGTGAATGAGTGGACGGAGTATTACCAAGAGGATTCAACTGAGATCAGTTGTCTGCCAGGTTGTTAAACCTACGATTAAAAGCATACGGCCAGCCTCGGATTTGGAAGTAGCAGAAAAACATCCCTTCAATCCTGTAAATAGGTCAGAGGGCCCGCATCCCAAGTGGCGTGCGGTCTCATCTTCAATCTTGATCCTTTTTAAGCGTGGATTTGTTGAACGGGTTCTACTTGTCTAGGGGCCAGGGATTGAATCGATTGGATAACCGCTTGGCTACTTTGGAAGTGGAGATAGAGAATATGGTGTGAGCTTTTTTGT contains:
- the obgE gene encoding GTPase ObgE, with translation MFIDHIRIYAEAGDGGNGVVHFRREKFKPKGGPDGGDGGDGGSVILRVDPAVDNLKAYSYDPKLIAKQGQHGAGNRKHGKTSKDRIGLVPPGTVVYRSNAETVSDAVELERGDGIDLEPIADLTEYGEEFVLCQGGKGGKGNWHYKTSTNQAPEEHTLGTEAEIGVFYLELRRIADAGMVGFPNAGKSTLVNKLSHATPKIGNYPFTTLNPMVGVVEFPKYRRCTVADIPGLIEGAHENRGLGHEFLRHITRCKLLLFVIDMAGSEGRDPIEDLQTLRTEVKMYDEDLSKFEWIIVANKMDMEGAEENLEMFKQRFPKQTVIPLSADTEEGLEDLRRELDQRVGYRKDKAQ
- a CDS encoding lactoylglutathione lyase family protein; translation: MTDYPKTFSHIGLSVPDVEKAVEFYEKVMGWYTIMKPTVVHEESDSAIGKMCIDVFGEGWGSFKIAHVSTGDKIGIEMFEFKNNEKPKDFEYWKTGTFHFCVQDPNIEELVKKIVAHGGKQRMPIREYYPNEKPYKMVYVEDPFGLVFEIYTHSYELTYSQGAY